A stretch of Fusarium poae strain DAOMC 252244 chromosome 2, whole genome shotgun sequence DNA encodes these proteins:
- a CDS encoding hypothetical protein (BUSCO:34034at5125) — protein MTTGGESQPLSLRPPPVADRKPRNIAEFIARVNAQPGGFRALSEAKLREEIAQENATNGDSQEKDVDMDEADEDDDEEDQDATRDLQEVRMEMFKNLDIAGNTALLTLDFLSLLISKQNPTQAGVTLSQGLRDMVGIGTIGADKLDNSPMTSAKAQEQENIALGFTLMQTNKVRDAAEAASSVLQKQVTAEGKYWEDIVAVQKSGWSITRVPSERHTLGVRFGFSEAAPEYRNSLAPMRKGADGTVQLDCGKLGGVSERVVVTYERDGKIAGRSALPAETVVDAPLEEHVLEARNTIFSQELWHELTREARTLAAYDVKPDGSRLTCDIDPGSKSRIILELVPLGTYASSDDGLPDNHIAEAISLSLHILLGYAHRQNELLRTRPMPPHIPRSRGQQTHALLRPIIARLMHFRNVRIVTQHVGDLVKSLQRAGISSSFVLSTPKMSPSDSDPSNQGPNQLAASQSMIKNMLNHIEFNIKLTILPNITCTVRGRTFQVPVTATHYTVILPPNSPLSSVCAPYKEGYPDPHALADYLGTAATHLLAEHCLSNLSSPWTRSIQGNAIRNRSNEEFELSFAVTETSNLRVRSTSLVDGKLTRQEWTWSDDGEKESVQAIVDQEIRRMPSQDGI, from the exons ATGACCACAGGCGGCGAGAGCCAACCGCTGTCCCTGCGACCGCCTCCCGTCGCCGATCGCAAACCTCGAAATATTGCCGAATTTATTGCTCGTGTCAACGCGCAACCGGGCGGATTTCGAGCTCTGTCAGAAGCTAAACTCAGGGAGGAAATTGCCCAAGAAAATGCGACAAATGGAGACTCCCAAGAGAAAGACGTGGATATGGACGAAGccgatgaagacgacgacgaagaggatCAGGATGCGACCAGAGATCTCCAAGAAGTGCGCATGGAGATGTTTAAGAATCTCGA CATCGCAGGAAATACAGCCCTCCTGACCCTCGActtcctctccctcctcatTTCGAAGCAGAACCCTACCCAAGCCGGCGTTACCCTCTCCCAAGGCCTACGCGACATGGTGGGAATAGGTACAATAGGTGCCGATAAACTGGACAACTCGCCTATGACCTCAGCCAAGGCACAAGAGCAGGAGAATATAGCACTTGGCTTCACGCTGATGCAAACCAACAAGGTACGCGACGCTGCCGAAGCTGCGAGCTCCGTCCTTCAAAAGCAAGTCACAGCCGAGGGAAAGTACTGGGAGGATATTGTCGCCGTCCAAAAGTCGGGGTGGTCTATAACTAGGGTTCCCTCAGAGAGGCACACACTGGGTGTTCGGTTTGGCTTTTCAGAAG CCGCACCCGAGTACAGAAATAGCCTTGCACCCATGAGGAAAGGTGCCGACGGGACAGTCCAGCTTGACTGCGGTAAACTGGGAGGAGTTTCGGAGAGAGTCGTGGTAACATATGAGAGGGATGGCAAAATTGCTGGTCGCTCTGCTCTACCAGCCGAGACAGTTGTTGATGCCCCCCTCGAAGAGCATGTCCTTGAAGCTCGAAACACCATCTTTTCACAAGAACTTTGGCATGAGCTCACACGAGAAGCCCGTACCCTAGCAGCCTACGATGTCAAGCCAGATGGCTCCCGACTTACCTGCGACATTGATCCAGGGTCCAAGTCGCGAATCATCCTAGAGTTGGTACCACTCGGCACCTATGCTTCATCAGACGATGGCCTTCCAGACAACCATATCGCTGAGGCGATATCACTATCTTTACATATTCTCCTGGGTTATGCCCACAGACAGAACGAACTGCTGAGGACACGCCCTATGCCTCCTCATATCCCACGATCGCGAGGCCAGCAGACACATGCCCTTCTTCGCCCTATTATCGCCCGTCTCATGCATTTTAGAAACGTCAGGATTGTTACCCAGCATGTTGGCGATCTTGTCAAGTCGCTACAACGAGCTGGAATTTCGTCTAGTTTCGTTCTCAGCACCCCCAAAATGTCCCCCTCAGATTCGGACCCCTCAAATCAAGGACCTAATCAACTCGCGGCTTCGCAGTCCATGATCAAGAACATGTTGAACCATATCGAGTTCAACATAAAGCTCACCATCCTCCCCAACATCACATGCACCGTTCGCGGCCGCACATTCCAAGTTCCTGTCACAGCGACTCATTACACCGTCATTCTACCGCCCAACTCGCCACTATCGTCTGTTTGCGCCCCCTACAAAGAGGGATACCCCGACCCCCACGCTTTAGCCGATTATCTCGGCACCGCCGCCACGCATCTACTCGCGGAGCACTGCCTTTCCAACCTTTCGTCCCCATGGACACGGAGTATCCAGGGCAACGCCATCCGTAACCGTAGTAATGAAGAGTTTGAGTTGTCGTTCGCTGTTACAGAGACGTCAAACTTACGTGTGAGAAGCACATCTTTGGTTGACGGTAAGCTGACACGCCAGGAATGGACATGGTCGGATGATGGCGAAAAGGAAAGTGTGCAGGCTATAGTCGATCAAGAGATCCGAAGGATGCCGTCACAAGATGGGATCTGA
- a CDS encoding hypothetical protein (TransMembrane:1 (i200-219o)~BUSCO:11809at5125): protein MSPSTLNTAPSQVDRDNASFLSPIAYDDDASSLHSRSDQDTDTDDDELISRARNSRELRAHDRIVLMEEEDIDRLVTDSRQKKERERRGSGLAVPNLGKMFGRRGSSSGNRSVNSSTENLVTEKRKTRRQRRQKKREKLVEHAEHGEDGELMYEMEEGGMKEGSSTGESSERDDSDELDRQHLNLIAEAKTQRRRSWRRWVFIHSLIAIGFAILLLLAWKLSKNRKSRNMKVNQTLVSNGTALFAPTSLIISLDGFRADFLQRGLTPALNSFVAEGVSPKWMHPSFPSVTFPNHYTLATGLYPESHGIISNTFWDPELQSQFYYTHPDQSLDPKWWGGEPFWVTAERQGIRSAIHMWPGSEAHVLHTEPSLMDKFNGKETLDNKVSRIMEFLDMPGFEDKTLDASDVRPQLIAAYVPHVDRDGHKFGPNTTEIRKTIQDVDGMIGKIFHGLEERNLTNIVNVIVVSDHGMASTDISRLIQLEDLIDTNKIEHIDGWPLYGLRPKNPDDLQGLYDELKEKSKSNPNFQVYLRDIDMPERYHFSKHHRIAPLWVVPETGWAIVTKEEFNVEDGKKKNLVYHPRGLHGYDHEHPLMRAIFIARGPAFPHPANSQIDVFQNIEVYNMLCDSVGLAPAPNNGTLRLPLKPIGVHTPEDAPEEPEDPPSAPKESARPTVPEKPTQPVRPTVHQKPTQPQRPTVPVAPTQSVKTTVSLKKPAKPSKSPAPSKGSDDKDEGSDSDSDSDDDDDDKDKGIWDWFTHKVEKVWHKITGDD from the exons cgatgatgagcttATCTCGCGCGCGAGAAACAGTAGAGAACTGCGCGCCCATGATCGCATCGTATtgatggaagaagaagatatcgATCGACTCGTGACAGATTCGCGACAAAAGAAAGAGCGAGAGCGACGTGGCTCGGGGTTGGCTGTACCCAATTTAGGGAAAATGTTTGGGCGCCGAGGAAGCAGTTCAGGAAACCGTTCTGTCAACAGCTCAACAGAAAATCTCGTGACTGAAAAGCGAAAGACTCGGCGCCAGCGAAGACAAAAAAAGCGCGAGAAGCTTGTGGAACATGCGGAGCACGGAGAAGACGGTGAATTGATGTACGAGATGGAAGAGGGAGGTATGAAGGAAGGAAGCTCAACGGGCGAGAGCAGCGAGAGAGATGATAGCGACGAACTTGATCGACAACATCTCAATCTGATTGCCGAAGCGAAGACCCAGCGACGTCGCAGTTGGCGCCGGTGGGTCTTTATCCATTCACTTATTGCCATTGGATTTGCTATCCTGCTTCTTTTGGCATGGAAGCTTTCCAAGAATCGCAAGAGCAGAAACATGAAAGTGAACCAGACATTGGTTAGCAATGGAACCGCCCTCTTTGCGCCGACATCTCTTATCATCAGTCTGGACGGTTTTCGCGCCGACTTTCTTCAGAGAGGGCTTACACCCGCGCTGAACTCGTTTGTTGCCGAGGGTGTATCGCCAAAATGGATGCATCCGTCTTTCCCATCAGTCACTTTCCCAAACCATTACACTCTGGCGACTGGCCTGTATCCTGAGAGCCATGGTATCATTAGCAATACGTTCTGGGATCCCGAGCTTCAATCCCAATTCTATTACACCCATCCAGATCAGAGTCTAGACCCGAAATGGTGGGGAGGAGAGCCTTTCTGGGTGACAGCAGAGAGACAAGGAATCCGAAGTGCTATTCACATGTGGCCGGGCAGTGAAGCGCATGTTCTTCATACCGAGCCAAGCTTGATGGATAAATTCAATGGCAAGGAGACGCTCGACAACAAGGTTTCAAGGATTATGGAATTTCTGGATATGCCTGGGTTTGAAGACAAGACCTTGGACGCCAGCGATGTGCGGCCTCAACTGATTGCCGCCTATGTACCTCATGTTGACCGTGATGGCCATAAGTTTGGGCCTAATACCACTGAGATCCGCAAAACAATTCAAGATGTGGACGGTATGATAGGAAAGATTTTCCACGGTCTTGAAGAACGCAACTTGACCAACATTGTCAATGTCATTGTTGTTTCAGATCACGGCATGGCGTCAACTGACATCTCACGCCTCATTCAACTTGAGGACCTCATTGATACAAACAAGATTGAGCACATTGATGGCTGGCCGCTGTATGGTCTTCGGCCCAAAAATCCGGATGACTTGCAAGGGCTCTACGATGAGCTAAAGGAGAAGTCTAAATCAAACCCTAACTTCCAGGTCTATCTCCGGGATATCGACATGCCCGAGCGATACCACTTTTCCAAGCACCATCGCATTGCTCCCCTGTGGGTTGTCCCTGAAACAGGATGGGCTATCGTGACCAAGGAGGAGTTtaatgttgaagatggaaagaagaaaaacctTGTCTACCATCCTCGAGGTCTTCATGGATATGACCACGAGCACCCGTTGATGCGGGCTATCTTCATCGCCCGTGGCCCAGCATTCCCCCACCCGGCCAACAGCCAAATCGACGTTTTCC AAAATATCGAGGTGTACAACATGCTGTGTGACTCTGTTGGCCTGGCACCCGCTCCCAACAACGGAACACTGCGGCTCCCACTGAAGCCTATTGGTGTTCACACGCCTGAAGATGCACCTGAAGAGCCAGAAGATCCCCCGTCCGCTCCCAAGGAGTCGGCTCGGCCAACTGTGCCAGAGAAGCCAACCCAACCTGTGCGTCCTACTGTCCACCAGAAACCTACTCAGCCTCAACGGCCGACAGTGCCTGTCGCTCCTACGCAATCTGTCAAAACCACGGTCTCACTTAAGAAACCAGCAAAGCCATCCAAGTCACCAGCACCATCCAAAGGAAGCGACGACAAAGATGAGGGCAGTGACAGTGATAGCGATagtgacgacgatgatgatgacaaggaCAAAGGCATCTGGGACTGGTTCACCCACAAGGTGGAGAAGGTCTGGCACAAGATTACTGGCGATGACTAG
- a CDS encoding hypothetical protein (BUSCO:5604at5125), which translates to MADEDTTSVSVEEHQVKEELLVQKVVLESLDDADYDGVEEMRQDAREEISRLKKLLHDLRQKKQSTISGEILQKTHAPKGSSSVSSSSGGRQRDTASVMNPATKYGNFSYALPSRKRGADSAHLSGHESQAKARRFSPTSFEDLISDVPANNSPDYGSVDFIDLTGDDDDFVAEQIKAEQRQKQEHSDRAFANFLFSQDSSNQMTTQSPENNAFARIMGSQLPTGPLVPDEDSPSRMPGAYDTRWDDLTGTGPAFTIPQRQLGPQYIPPPAPSYHNTNNEEPDVMFAGSVAHAPHPTGRAEQMVPGMSTGYPDLTRYGVYHSPHMAGMSGLSHRPPPSFVPGSFASPSSLSDLIGRTNRFDFTNGVDGGGNPLPSHLREWMQDPDHDPYANFQGPQLDAKELEDLLANISSDMDLPKAGLGEAPAGLKRPLYPHQDIALAWMKKMESGTNKGGILADDMGLGKTISTLALILARPATTRPKTNLIVAPVALIRQWEEEIATKTKSSHHLSVYVHHGKRTSINELLTHDVVLTTYGSLSHELKRLDKFLEENPEEDQIDWNHRTPNLSFPLLHPKAKFYRVILDEAQCIKNEKTQAAKACTQLKSIHRWCLTGTPMMNGVLELYSLVKFLRIRPYCKWEDFRQSYGRLFGRNGDPKSTAMRKLQVFLKAIMLRRKKNSLLDGKPILRLPEKTENIVYATFSPEELDFYTQLEKNAQVLVSKYIRERSVSKNYSNILVLLLRLRQACCHPHLNLDVDDAPSAVSDEDKKKIVEELDEAIVERIKGIESFECPICYDAVQCPSFFVPCGHDSCGECLVRITESAHANNLQEGTESSRARCPVCRGHFDPTKCFSYDVFRQVHMPETIEQGSVKDEEVVGETNTSEDSESDSDYESDDEVDKQGNLKDFIVNDDLSDNEVLTRKKRKGKAKGKGKEKALDVKPSMLKTLRKEACRNRDAYKKYMRYLRKTWEPASKVTECLNLLKEIEATGEKTIIFSQWTLLLDLLQVAMRGENMTKPERYDGSMSATQRNIAAHNFRDGKDVKVMLVSLKAGNAGLNLTAASRVIIMDPFWNPYIEMQAVDRAYRIGQQKPVKVYRILTKETVEDRIVELQNKKKEMVEAALDENQGAYIGRLSENDLRNLFNIRD; encoded by the exons ATGGCCGACGAGGATACCACCTCCGTGAGCGTGGAGGAGCACCAGGTCAAGGAGGAGTTACTCGTGCAAAAGGTTGTCCTTGAATCCCTCGATGATGCCGACTACGACGGAGTCGAGGAAATGCGACAAGATGCCCGCGAGGAGATTTCTCGCCTTAAAAAGCTACTTCACGATTTGAGACAAAAAAAGCAATCAACAATAT CCGGTGAAATCCTTCAAAAGACCCATGCGCCGAAAGGTTCTTCGAGTGTATCCTCCAGTTCAG GTGGACGGCAACGAGATACAGCTTCCGTCATGAATCCTGCTACGAAGTATGGGAACTTCTCCTATGCCCTGCCGAGCCGGAAAAGGGGAGCCGACTCAGCTCATCTATCTGGTCATGAGAGTCAAGCAAAAGCTCGCCGGTTCTCTCCTACTTCGTTCGAGGACTTGATTTCGGATGTACCGGCCAACAATAGCCCAGATTATGGATCTGTCGACTTCATTGACCTTACTGG GGACGATGATGATTTTGTCGCAGAACAGATCAAGGCCGAGCAGAGACAAAAACAAGAACACTCGGACCGAGCGTTTGcaaattttctttttagccAAGACTCTTCTAACCAGATGACAACACAATCTCCTGAGAACAATGCCTTCGCAAGGATAATGGGCAGTCAGCTTCCAACTGGCCCTTTAGTCCCCGACGAAGACAGCCCGTCTCGTATGCCTGGTGCTTACGATACACGTTGGGATGATCTGACCGGGACTGGTCCAGCTTTCACAATCCCCCAAAGACAACTAGGCCCTCAATACATACCTCCACCAGCCCCTTCGTaccacaacaccaacaaTGAAGAGCCAGATGTTATGTTTGCGGGGTCTGTTGCTCATGCTCCCCATCCTACAGGTCGCGCGGAGCAAATGGTCCCTGGCATGAGTACGGGCTATCCAGATTTGACTAGATACGGTGTTTACCATTCACCTCATATGGCCGGCATGTCTGGCCTTTCGCACAGGCCTCCTCCTTCGTTTGTGCCAGGTTCTTTTGCAAGTCCATCGTCTTTGAGTGACCTCATTGGGCGGACGAATAGGTTCGATTTTACCAACGGAGTAGATGGCGGTGGCAATCCATTGCCTAGTCATCTCAGAGAATGGATGCAGGATCCTGATCACGATCCTTATGCCAATTTTCAAGGGCCTCAATTGGACGCAAAGGAGCTTGAGGATCTGCTCGCAAACATCTCTTCCGACATGGATCTACCAAAGGCAGGTCTAGGGGAGGCTCCAGCCGGGTTAAAGAGACCACTGTACCCTCACCAGGATATCGCCCTTgcctggatgaagaagatggagtCGGGTACGAACAAGGGCGGTATTCTTGCTGACGACATGGGGTTGGGAAAGACGATTTCGACACTCGCCCTTATTCTGGCTCGCCCAGCGACGACTCGACCCAAG ACAAACTTGATTGTCGCTCCTGTCGCGCTCATTCGGCAGTGGGAGGAGGAGATTGCCACCAAAACCAAATCATCTCACCATCTATCGGTATATGTGCACCATGGTAAACGGACTTCGATAAACGAGCTACTCACACACGATGTGGTCTTGACCACCTACGGCTCACTCTCACACGAACTCAAACGTCTTGACAAGTTTCTAGAGGAAAATCCCGAAGAGGATCAAATCGACTGGAATCACCGAACTCCCAACCTCAGTTTCCCACTCCTGCATCCCAAGGCTAAATTTTACCGCGTAATCCTGGATGAAGCACAGTGTATCAAGAACGAGAAGACACAAGCTGCTAAGGCATGCACTCAACTAAAGTCAATTCACCGATGGTGTCTCACCGGAACACCTATGATGAATGGTGTCTTGGAACTTTACTCGCTGGTTAAGTTTCTCAGAATCAGACCTTACTGCAAGTGGGAAGACTTCCGTCAG TCTTACGGGCGACTATTCGGCCGCAACGGCGACCCGAAAAGCACCGCGATGAGGAAACTACAAGTGTTTCTCAAAGCCATCATGCTTCGCCGAAAGAAGAACTCGTTACTCGATGGCAAACCCATCCTCAGGCTGCCGGAGAAGACTGAGAATATCGTTTATGCTACGTTCTCTCCTGAGGAGCTTGACTTCTACACTCAATTGGAAAAGAATGCCCAAGTATTGGTCAGCAAGTATATTCGTGAGAGATCCGTCAGCAAGAACTACTCGAACATTCTTGTCCTTCTACTCCGTCTTCGCCAAGCTTGTTGCCATCCGCATCTAAACCTCGACGTCGATGACGCGCCATCTGCAGTGTCTGACGAGGATAAGAAAAAGATTGTCGAAGAGCTCGATGAAGCCATCGTCGAAAGAATCAAGGGTATCGAATCCTTTGAGTGCCCTATCTGCTACGACGCTGTTCAGTGTCCCAGCTTTTTTGTTCCTTGCGGGCATGACAGCTGCGGCGAGTGCCTTGTCCGCATTACTGAGAGCGCCCATGCAAACAACTTACAGGAAGGGACCGAAAGCAGCCGGGCTAGGTGCCCTGTCTGTCGTGGCCACTTTGACCCTACTAAATGCTTTTCATACGATGTCTTTAGGCAGGTGCACATGCCCGAAACCATCGAGCAAGGATCTGTCAAAGACGAGGAAGTTGTTGGGGAAACTAACACGAGTGAAGACTCAGAGAGCGACTCAGACTACGAATCTGACGATGAGGTTGATAAGCAAGGCAACCTCAAGGACTTTATCGTTAACGACGATCTTTCTGACAACGAGGTCCTAACCAGAAAGAAGCGCAAAGGAAAGGCGAAAGGAAAGGGCAAAGAGAAAGCACTCGACGTGAAACCATCGATGCTCAAGACCCTGCGCAAAGAGGCTTGCAGGAACCGCGACGCGTACAAGAAGTACATGAGGTACTTGCGCAAGACCTGGGAGCCTGCTTCTAAAGTAACGGAGTGCTTGAATCTCCTCAAGGAAATCGAAGCTACCGGAGAGAAGACCATCATATTCTCCCAATGGACTCTGTTACTCGACCTTCTACAGGTGGCCATGCGGGGCGAGAACATGACAAAACCCGAACGTTACGACGGATCCATGTCGGCGACACAACGCAATATCGCGGCTCACAATTTCCGTGATGGAAAGGACGTCAAAGTTATGTTGGTATCTCTCAAGGCTGGCAACGCAGGCCTCAACCTTACTGCTGCTTCTCGGGTAATCATTATGGACCCTTTCTGGAACCCTTACATCGAGATGCAGGCTGTCGATCGCGCATATCGTATCGGCCAGCAGAAGCCAGTCAAGGTGTACCGCATATTGACAAAGGAGACGGTCGAAGATCGCATTGTTGAGCTtcagaacaagaagaaagaaatggTCGAAGCGGCCTTGGACGAGAACCAAGGTGCTTACATTGGACGACTAAGCGAAAACGACCTTAGGAATCTTTTCAACATCCGCGATTAG